The nucleotide sequence CCGAGACGCTGTAGAGCTTGGTGCCCGATCCGGATTCCGAGCGGGCCAGGGACTTGAACCAGGCTGGGCCGTTGCGCACGATGCCGGGCAGATTGGCCAGGGTTTCCAGGTTGTTGACGATGGTCGGGCAGTCCCACAAACCCTTGACGCTGGTGCGCGGGCCGCCCTTGCGGGGATTGGGGCGCAGCCCCGAGATGGCCTTGATCTGGGCCGAGGCCTCGCCGCAGATGTAGCGGCCGGCACTTCGGTGGACGTGGACGTCGAAGCAAAAATCCGTGCCCAGGATGTTCTTGCCGAGATACCCGCGCTCCCGGGCCACCTGGGTTTCCTGCTCGATGAGCTTGGCGTCGCCTTCATAGGAGGGGCGGATGAAAAAGACGCCTTCGCAGGCTCCCACGGCGTAGGCGCACAGGATGATGCCCTCGATGACGAGGTGGGGATCGACGTTGACCAGGATGCGGTCCTTGAAGGTGCCGGGCTCCATCTCATCGGTATTTATCACCACATAGCGGGTGCCCACGTGGTCGGCCGGGATGCCCTGCCATTTGCGGCCGGCCGGAAAGCCGGCTCCGCCCCGGCCGCGCAGGTCGGCGTCGAGCACGAGCTGGAGCACTTCGGCCGGGGTGCGCTGGCCGATGGTGGCGCGAAGGGCCTCGTAGCCGCCGCCGGCCAGGTATTCGTCGATGGTGGCCGGCCGGCCCAGGTGGCGGTTTTTGAAAAGCACTTGCGGGATGTCTACTTGCATCGCACCGGCTCCTCGGTTCCCGCCCGCAGTTCGGCGATGACGGCGTCCACGGCCTCGGGGGTGAGGCGGTCGTAGAAGCGGCCGTTTATGAGCATGGTCGGGGCGTTGTGGCAGTTGCCGACGCAGGCCGCCGGCAGCACGGTAAAAAGGCCGTCCTCGGTGGTGCCGCCGGGCGGCACGCCCAGGGTGCGGCAGAGGTAGTCGAAGATGGAATCCTGGTGGAACATCCAGCAGACCACCGAGTCGCAGACGTGGATGACGTAGCGCCCCACGGGCCGGCGGTAGAGGTAGTCGTAGAAGGTGGCCAGGGATTCGAGTTCCAGGGTGGTCATGCCGAGGACCTCGGCGGCCCGGTGCATGGCTTCGTCGCACAGATAG is from Solidesulfovibrio magneticus RS-1 and encodes:
- a CDS encoding complex I 51 kDa subunit family protein; this translates as MQVDIPQVLFKNRHLGRPATIDEYLAGGGYEALRATIGQRTPAEVLQLVLDADLRGRGGAGFPAGRKWQGIPADHVGTRYVVINTDEMEPGTFKDRILVNVDPHLVIEGIILCAYAVGACEGVFFIRPSYEGDAKLIEQETQVARERGYLGKNILGTDFCFDVHVHRSAGRYICGEASAQIKAISGLRPNPRKGGPRTSVKGLWDCPTIVNNLETLANLPGIVRNGPAWFKSLARSESGSGTKLYSVSGQVARPGCYELPIGVTIRDIIFTHAGGMAPGKTFKTVIPGGASTPYLPEALLDLEMDFDPMRKAGQRFGTASLMVFDQDTCLVGATLSLMEFFARESCGWCTPCREGIPYVRELLRRIEGGEGTEEHVGMLQEMLPVLDLAYCAFAPGAAEPLRGLLTHFMDEVQAHITEKRCPFGNPPPHVRGKACGTRPPQFGPTPCPEDQCPI
- the nuoE gene encoding NADH-quinone oxidoreductase subunit NuoE — protein: MSPLPPELQADLRRLVTAVDNPREAAVDVMYALQHHYGYLCDEAMHRAAEVLGMTTLELESLATFYDYLYRRPVGRYVIHVCDSVVCWMFHQDSIFDYLCRTLGVPPGGTTEDGLFTVLPAACVGNCHNAPTMLINGRFYDRLTPEAVDAVIAELRAGTEEPVRCK